A genomic region of Natronoarchaeum mannanilyticum contains the following coding sequences:
- a CDS encoding amidohydrolase family protein, with the protein MELEGTILRGRSFDPVEGRVVIEDGEIAAVEETSTNSDDVILPAFVNAHTHLGDSIAKEAGGGLTLEELVAPPDGLKHRLLRAASREELVDGMRRSLQFMRSTGTGTCIEFREGGVEGVEQLRDAADGIDVEPVILGRETTDAMEASDGFGASGANDADFDRERRATREAGKLFGIHAGEVDSSDVDPALDLDPDFLVHMVHPEPHQLDRIDDSEVPIVLCPRSNVVTDVGLAPVAELADRTTLALGTDNVMTNSPSMFREMAFAAKLFDLSAREVLRMATINGAEIAGLDRGVVAEGREAKLQVLDGDSDNLAGAQDIVRAVVRRAGQADVNQIVL; encoded by the coding sequence ATGGAACTGGAAGGAACTATTCTGCGCGGACGATCGTTCGACCCCGTCGAGGGTCGGGTCGTGATCGAGGACGGGGAAATCGCAGCCGTCGAGGAGACGAGCACGAACAGCGACGACGTGATCCTGCCGGCGTTCGTCAACGCTCACACGCACCTGGGCGACTCGATCGCCAAGGAGGCCGGCGGCGGACTGACGCTCGAAGAGCTCGTCGCCCCGCCGGACGGGCTGAAACACCGGCTTCTCAGGGCGGCCTCGCGCGAAGAACTCGTCGACGGGATGCGTCGATCGCTGCAGTTCATGCGCTCGACCGGCACGGGAACCTGCATCGAGTTCCGCGAGGGCGGCGTCGAAGGCGTCGAACAGCTGCGGGACGCCGCCGACGGGATCGACGTCGAGCCGGTGATCCTCGGTCGGGAGACCACCGACGCCATGGAGGCGAGCGACGGCTTCGGTGCGAGCGGCGCGAACGACGCCGACTTCGATCGCGAGCGCCGAGCCACCCGCGAGGCCGGCAAGCTCTTCGGCATCCACGCCGGCGAGGTCGACAGCTCGGACGTCGACCCGGCGCTCGATCTCGATCCGGACTTTCTGGTCCACATGGTTCACCCCGAGCCCCACCAGCTCGACCGGATCGACGACAGCGAGGTGCCGATCGTCCTCTGCCCGCGCTCGAACGTCGTGACCGACGTGGGACTGGCGCCCGTAGCGGAACTGGCCGATCGGACGACGCTGGCGCTCGGGACGGACAACGTGATGACAAACAGCCCGTCGATGTTCCGGGAGATGGCCTTCGCCGCGAAGCTGTTCGACCTCTCGGCTCGCGAGGTGCTTCGGATGGCGACGATCAACGGCGCCGAGATCGCGGGGCTGGATCGCGGCGTCGTCGCCGAGGGGCGGGAGGCCAAACTGCAGGTGCTCGACGGCGACTCCGACAACCTCGCCGGTGCGCAGGATATCGTGCGAGCCGTGGTTCGACGGGCGGGCCAGGCCGATG